A window from Cryptomeria japonica chromosome 1, Sugi_1.0, whole genome shotgun sequence encodes these proteins:
- the LOC131039766 gene encoding uncharacterized protein LOC131039766: protein MSGVAKGNLGSAGCGGVARNHFGLLVSAVALPLGPQTNHFAKANAAYIGLRMASKEEFKRVWLESDSLNTVKYIMGCIVPRWTILKLIKDCLEMIDDLEDFKILQVFQEGNEPADHLAILAVGNMAVKWWNGEETFTKTLCDLARNDVKICGLSNEIYD from the exons ATGAG TGGAGTGGCCAAAGGAAATCTTGGGTCAGCTGGCTGTGGGGGAGTGGCAAGGAACCATTTTGGTTTGCTGGTCTCTGCGGTGGCACTCCCTTTGGGCCCCCAGACTAACCATTTTGCGAAGGCCAATGCTGCCTATATTGGGTTACGCATGGCGAGCAAGGAGGAGTTCAAACGGGTATGGCTGGAGAGTGATTCGCTTAACACCGTCAAATACATTATGGGATGTATAGTGCCTAGATGgactattttaaaattaattaaagattgCCTTGAAATGATAGACGACCTGGAGGATTTCAAGATCTTGCAAGTTTTCCAAGAAGGAAACGAACCAGCTGATCATTTGGCCATCTTGGCAGTGGGTAACATGGCAGTTAAATGGTGGAATGGAGAGGAAACTTTCACGAAAACCTTGTGTGACCTGGCAAGAAATGATGTCAAGATCTGTggcctttccaatgaaatttatgATTAA